A segment of the Cryptosporidium parvum Iowa II chromosome 5, whole genome shotgun sequence genome:
ATGAGGAAGCCAGAAACTTATTTTATACAAGTGGGGTATCCATGCCTTTGATTAGAAGCTCCCGTTTTGGAGCTAAAGAAATAGTCTTTTTGAAAAGACCActtcattatcttcaaaatgCTTACTTGGCATGTGGAGGAAAGGGAATTTCGTCTTCATCTccaatttcattatcatcTACAAACCAATTTTCATATTCTGTTAAAGGTAGAACATCTGGTTATTCTGATCCAGAAAATTCATGTTGTGGTCTACCTCAAGATTTCAGAACAGTTCTTATCAATGAAGGCTGTGGATCTTTGATTTATGATAGGGTACCTGATAAAATTCAGATGGATCTTTTCTGTAGAGGTACAAGCTCAGGAAGAACTTCTTGTTTCCTTCGTTTTCAAGAGGTAATTAATAGATACAAAAATCGTAAGGGACCATTATGTAATACAATTGAGTATGCACAACAACTCATTGATTCTTGGTGTTACACAACTACAATTAGTGAGGCTCAAGAAGGATTAGAGAAGGAAAATGGAATACAGGATACTGGAGCAGATCTTGACTCGAGAATAAATTCAATCTCTGACTCTAATTCAGATTCGAGTCCAAAATCCGGTTCACGATTGGATTCTGGTTCAAGTTCTAACTCTGAGAGTCAAGGAGAAAACAACAAAAGTGACTTATCAGGCTATACAAAGCTGGGAAAGGAAACTGGCAGAGAATACTGTTTTAGTAGTATCAAAGAAACTATTTCTATTGGAATGGATTCTCAAGAATTTGTTTCAGCAgcatttaatatatttaaatcaagaTGCCGTCCAGAAAGCTGTTATAGAAATCATTTGAGGTATTTTGATGCAGTTACACAGCTCCATACAGCATGGGGATATCCTCTTCCAAGCTCACCTTTGAAGAAATCTGACTTTTTTACAGGAAGTAATAGACCAATCATATCTTCTGTGGGAACAAATACTGGTAATATTGAGTCTGAAGGAGTAACAGGATCATCACCAAACAGTAGTACATATTCTAATTTGGAGGTTTTATTAGAGGAATCTAATGAAAGCTGGCTTGATCTACTTTGTACAAGTACGTCAAGTGGAACTCATTGTCAGGAATCTTTATCAATATTGCTGGAGAGAAATCCTATCAAGAGCAAGACACTTTTATTGAATCCATGCCATTCAAAGTGTTTTATGATTGTAGCTGGACGACTTGGATCTTCACTACAAAGATTCGGACAGCTAGCGTTGGATCCACAATCTGAATCTTTAGGGCTTCTGCTTAGACATTATTCCAGACATTTTTGTGTAAAGAACTCAAAAGGACAATCTTGTGgaccattattatttgcaGGTGCATCTTTTGCTTTGGAAGCTTCTCTCTCTCATAAGCAGaattttggaaaagaaactcaaacaaaaaatacaaaCTTAACTAAAGGAGAAAAGATAAATGTTTCTGGATTTGGATTACAAGATCAAAACGAAGGAGGAATGGAAATTAATGCatcagaatttgaaaattttagCAGAAATTCTCATTTAAGCAGAGAAATCAACAAGGATAACTCAATTGTTGGATTCCAAGCACACAAAATGGAGAATTATTGTAGCAATGGATGCTTTAGTTATTATGTTGGAGATGGAATGTGTGATTTACAATGTTTTAATGAAGCCTGTAACTGGGATAGAGGAGACTGCCAATCTTCTTCAATGTATCCTGAAATTTATCAGCCTTTGGAGGATCTTTTTAAGGGATGTCTTGCAGGATCATCCTCAAAGTCAAGCGGAACAAGACAAGGAGGAACATGTTCCACAACTTGCAGAGCAAGATACTCCATTTTGGCAGAAACTTTGGGTTGTTGTACTTCAGTTGCTGTCGACTTGTATCAATCTCTAACACAGTTATTAGACGACCAACCACATGGAGGAGGATCTTCAATTTCAGGAGAGCCATTTTCCTCATCTTTGAATTCAATGTGGTCCATTTCGCGACTTGAGCAAATGTGTGGTATGAGTTTAGATAGAACATGCTCAGATGGTCTTCCGAGAATACAAACAAGGATGACCTTGGCTTTGGACCATCCAGATTTAGGCTTGTCTGATGACCCTCAGACTCCCTTGGCAGTTTCAAGAATAGTTAGTAGAAGTCTTGGAATTTTGGATTCTGATATTAAAAAGGTATTCTTTACTAACAATGCTCCTTATTCTAGTGCAGACTACAAAGAATTTAAGTTTTTGGTGGACATAGTAATTGATACAGGATCAACCGAGCTGATTGATATGGATGAGAGGTTGCTACTAGAAGGACAAATGAATAAGTTACAAAGAAAATGGGGACTAGACTTTTGTTATGAACTTGGGGATTCAAATGGCGAAGAATGTAGAGTTAAAGTGTTTGAAGTTGTTTCAGAGCCTATTTCCTCTTTAGGTATTTCTAATTCCACAGCTCCTGAATTGCCATGGATGAATTCAATAGGGTTTTCTTACTTAAATAAAGACTTACCTTCTGAACCATGTTCTATTAATCATCAGTATCTACAAGATGCAAGTAGGTACAGAGTAGTACCTATTTCAAGTCAATCCACTTCTTCATCTGTATTCACCTCCTCAACAGGGTATGGaacttcaaataattacaaGTCAATGAGTCATGGATCCAAATTCTCAATTTCTTGtacaaataataactaTTCTCCTTCAACAGGAAGATCACCAGATACTTTAACATGTAACAATGGAAGGTGGGAGACTTCTTCTGGTCTTAGATGTAACAGAAAATGTTTGTCACTTCCAGATCTTCCAATTGGTcttaaattcaaagaaaacTTGGCTATGCTTGGATTAAAGAAGGAACAGGGTCAAATGATAAATCATGGATTTAAAGCTCAGGTTGAATGCTTCTCTGATGACTATAGAAGCACATCGGCTATCATAGAGGATACTATTCAATGCATAGATGGAATTTGGACTACTCCTAGATTAGAATGCAGAAAATCTTGTACAAACTTAACTAGTACAAGTCTGGGATCCAGTAGTACTGTTGTTGGAAGAGAGTATAGACATAATGATCAAAGAAAAGTATTTTGTAGTGATGATCACTATCTATCTCCAAAATCTGGTAAAACTACCGTTCCAAGccattcaaaattatctcaagataaaaaagatcaattaaaaactagtaaaaatagtaattcAATTATACAACAGGAGCAATTACACATTTCCAAAAGTTATAAAGGTATTACAACGCTTGATGAGGCTATTAGAAGAGGATATTACTTAATAAGTTGTAATGATGGAACTTGGGAATCTGAACCTTTAATATGTGTTAAAGGTACCTTAACAGATTtcagtaatattaaaagaggTATAGAGATAACTATGACTCACATCTTCTCAATTAAAACTTTGATTGCTTGTATTGTAATCGTCTCTactatattcattattatcattggAATTTGGCTTGCTTGGATATTTAGATATAAAAGACAGACTGAAATTTATGATATGGACCATCTTGAGAGAGTTGAGAATGCTAGAAGGGTGCTTCTTCAGCTTTCTGGTATTGGATATACAGAAAATATGAGTTATGATCAGACTACAGAAAATTCGAATATGATCATACAAGGTCAAGATAGGCTTTCAAATCATATTTCCTCGCCTCCTTCTTCCTCCTGGGAAAgtcttaataattttattgatcAAGGGAATAATATTGGGAGTAATACAGGAAAAACTACCTAAATCCAACTTAACTCAAATTTTCTTAGTACTCAAGACTTTATAGTATTTATAACCCAGCTTAATATATAGTCCCATCaattttgaaagaatttaaagGTATTCATGGAAAATTAAAggtaaatataattataagaACAACTAGAGCCaatcatattattattactactactattaataatgatataaTCATCATAATCAATTAGGAGATTAAGgtaatgaataattataaaaattggGTTAATCATAGGTGAATTGTAATTGTTATAATGACCACGTAAAATATTGACTACGGTACCTCCCCTCCTTAATTCCTCATAGTTTGTCTATAAATGCTTGGATACTTGTCTCTAAGCCATTTAAGTTTATCACAATTAGGTTTACTTCTATTTTggatttcttttaatttacttttaCTTTGATAGTACTTTGCATAGGCAATATCCTGCAATATAGTTCTTTCTTCTACACTACATTCTCTAGTAAAGTGAATAATCTCTATCTTAACTTCCAGCTCATGCAGTTTCGAAGAGTTTGGTGGAAACTTTGAATCGAAGTTTGCCTTAGGATTTGTGTAAAATCCAACATTGTGTATTCCTGTCCATCTTTGTTTGCTGTATTCTCTAGTCCTATTAAAGCTGTAAATTGGTTTATCTTCAGGAAACAAAGTTGGCATAAAGTTACCCATAATGGCCAAAAATAGCATTAATAAGACTGGaagtatttgaataatacCTGCTATTTTTTGCCATATTGGTCCTGTATGTAATCCATCAGATGTTGCTCCTCCTGAATTCATATTTGTTGTATAAGTTCTATTGTGAGATCTTGAGTGTCCACTTCTATTTGGAAATCTTTGTCTATTAAATGATACTTCTGCAGGCATACCTCCAAAAAACATCCTAAATAAATCTTCAGGTGTAAGGAACCCATCACCTTGatgatattgataataCCTAACATCACCAGAAGCTGAATGCATTGGCGGTCCATCTTCTCCAAAAGTATCATAGTTCTTACGTTTCTCTGCATCAGACAAAGTCTGGAATGCTAGAGCAATTCTTTTGAATGCTTCTTCTGCACTTGGAGCCTTACATTTATCAGGATGGAGTTGTAGTGCTAATTTCTTATATGCTTTCTTAATTGCAGCATCATCTGCATCTTTTGGTACTCCTAAAGTGTCATAAAAGTTTTTTGCTTTTAAGATACGTTTACACATACTTTCTGAGCTCTCTGATGCAGAACCTGAACTAAAATTTGATCTTGCTGAATGTGAATTACGAGAATCATCGTCCTCATTTCGCTTCTTTCCTTTAGATGAGTGGTTATGCATATTTTTTGGAGATGATGCTTTATGACTATGGTGATGGGTATGATGAGTCTGGTGATGATTATGTTGTGCTTCTGGAGTACTTGAACCACAAGATTTTAGATTAATGAGCATCTCTGTTATTGTTTGGCTGGGATACATTCTATTAGCCTTTTCCAATAACCTTTTAGCCTTATCTAGGTCCCCTCCATGAATAGCTTTCTTAGCTAACATTACACATCTATCGGCCTCTTCTTTATTGCTATCCATGGCTCCAATAGATTTAAAAACTTAacttaattattatatatttgaatgatCTTTTTCAATGTTGAGCAGAAGACTAGGTAATTAGTTATTAAGCATACTATACGAATTGCTCAAAATCTGAATTCCCTCCAACTTGTCTCCCTAACTCTTCAGCCTTAgaaatgattattataGAAAAGATATTTAAGGATGACTGGAACTTATTATTTGCTAAAACTGAGCGATATATTGTTCTAGGAAGAAATACCCAAGCCtacattcaaataattattgctGCTCTCAcagtattatttattaatgtcAAAGCTTCCACTTATAGATTTatatctaaaaataattttcaattcttttaatcTAAAACAATTCTACATGCCTTGTAGTCTTTCACTTATGGAATACTTTGACCCCTACTTCTTCTCTTTGTTACTTCTCTTGGACGTAATTTGCACTAAGTATGTTTATGTGCAAATAGCAACCTATAATAGCAACAAATACCTTATTAATTCCttatattttcatataACTGTAGGGGGGTCCCTTTTTGTCTCTTTTACACAATTTCCAAAAGATCTCGATGAAaattacaatttttttttatcccTTAtgtaaattatattttggcgccaaaccCGCTTGATTGTTTTGGGGGTACCGGTGATCAGGAAAATAGGCGGTAAAATGTTTAAGGTTATAAAGTAAAAGGGGGGAAATGTAAATTGATATTTAAATACAATATAAAATGAAAGTTAAAGTTAATACAAGTTGAgaataaatcaaatcaaataaatatttaattaaaaaaaaaaattagtcAACAATGAGTCAAGTCGGAACAATAAAGACACGAGAACGGggaaattagaaaaaaaaaattaaataaacaaataaaagTCATAAAGTGgcagaaataataaaatatatatatataagcAAAAAATGGTAGGAGAACAGGAACCAAAGATTGTGGAGATACATGATGACCAAATTAGCAGTGGAGAGTCATCAGAAGATGAAGACTTAAACTCAGGAAAGACCGAGGGTGTTCGTCCAAGACATAACAAGGgtgaaaagaaaaatagaAAGTTGGTTCAAAAATTGGGGCTTAAACCATTGCCAGACTTTGAGAAGGTTGTTGTGAGAGGAGCTAGAGGTCTCTCTTTTCAAATTGTTAATCCTGAGGTATACTGTGTCCCAGGAACAAAGAGTTACATTGTATTTGGAGATGCAAAATTAGAGGATCGTAACACAGCATCCCAAGCTGCTGCCTTGGCAAATGCTACTTCACAATTAGAGCAAAAGCTTGCTGCTATGAAGACACAAGATGATGATGcatcaaaaaataatcctACCACTTCCAGTAGTAAAGACGATGCTGctgatgaagaagatgtTGATGAAACTGGAGTAGATTCTGCCAATATTGATTTGGTAATTAATCAGACAGGATGCTCGAGAGCAAAGGCTGTTAAGGCACttaaatctaataataatgatgtGGTTGAAGCCATTTTGTCTCTCTCTCCTTAATAAAAAGGGGCTTACAAAGAGTGAAATAGAGAGATTATCAAGAGCAAGTTTGTTTGATCTTTACTTAGGATTATATTGATCTTTTTTgtaatactttttttttttagatgaaaaaagaaaatatttcatttcattctcattgtttttttaatcaattCATTTCTTATCAACAAAAACattttaatcaaatttcctatttaattctttagaTTATTTAGATCAATTTCCTTTACGTCCGAATAGGCTTCTCAGGAAGGTGGAATGAGGGGGTGGGGTAAGAGTTCATGCAAAGCCTAAACATTTACAGATCCactttattgaaataaagtaaagttttaattaaaagagTATCGTGATTAACATTTTCAGGAGTACAAAACTCTATTTCTCATTACTTACTTAAATCcgatttatttttactttaaCTTAACCTTTATAATACTTATTTTTCAGATAGCTTTGGCGCCAAGTCCACAAAATATTACTGAAAATTGgcaatattaaaagatattaatttggGTAATTTAGCGATCTGTATTAAAaactaattaaaaattgaatgAATATTGTTGTATAATTAGTATTAAATATGGCAGATCAAGATCCTCTTTCACCACTTTCAAACACAGAATCAGAATCAGCTCCAAATGAAAGGTTTAGCAATAGGATAGCACATGAAGAAAACAGGAAAAACTTGGAAAAAATGTATACAAATTTTAGTAATATTGTGGGAAAGGGAACTCCAATCCAGAATATGCAAAGATGTATCTCAATAGGTTTAACAGGGGAGACTTTCTATGATTATGATTCTCCATTTGGACCGGAGGATGATATTTGTATACTACATTTTAATGATgtttataatattgaagaagatgTGAATGGCACAGGAGGAGTTGCTAGGTTTGTGGAAGCATTAAAAAGCTTTCGTTCACTAAATCCTCTTTTGCTATTTTCTGGTGATGTTTTTAATCCATCAATTATGTCAGTAACAACAAAAGGTAGGCATATGGTTCCATTTTTAAACATGATGAGAGTGCATACAGCTTGCTTTGGAAATCatgattttgattttggaGTAGATCATCTTGAGTATTTAGCAGGATCCTGTAATTTTCAATGGATTCTTTCCAATGTTTATGATGCTTATACTGGAGAACCATTAGCAAATGCAAGAACATATAGGCTTTTTGAATGGCAAGGAAGAAGAATTGGAATCATGGGTTTGGTAGAAAAGGATTGGCTTAAAACTCTTCCAACGATTTCTGAAGAGGATGTCATTTATAAGGATTTTGTTGAGGAGGCAAATAGAATTTCCAAAATTTTAAGAGAAAAAGATGCAGAACTAATTATTGCTTTAACTCATATGAGAGCACCAAATGATGAACTACTTGCAAAAGGAGCTGATGATATCGATTTAATTTTGGGTGGTCATGATCATGAGTACTATGGAGTGAAGGAAATAGGTAATTCTGTAGTGGCAAAAAGTGGAACGGATTTTCGTGATTTAACAATGATTGTAATTAAACCTGGAAAACATTGCCTAGTATGTCCAAATTCGGATTCAAAGCTACATTTGGAATCGTGTAGATACTCTTCATTTAGCCTGGATCAAccacaaaatatttatgaaGAGAGACTAATtcctaataataaagatggAGGTGATATTTACCTTAGAAGATTTTCAGGAGGATCTATAATGACTTGGAGCTATATTGATATCAGTACATTTAACCCAAATAGGCATGTAACAAAGATGgttaataaatatcttCGTGATCTTGCAACACAAATGGATAAGATTATTGGTGAGTGTGCTGTTAGATTGGAAACTAGATTTTCAGTTATTAGAACTTCTGAAACTAATGCAGGTAACTGGCTTACTGATATTATGAGATCAGCAGCTAAGACTGAAATAGCTTTGATAAACTCAGGGACAATCAGATCAGATTGTGTATTTAATATTGGTCCAGTTAGAAATCAAGATATTCTGATGATGTTGCCTTTTGTAGATAATCTGGTTAAACTTGGAGTTCCTGGTAATTTACTTTTGGACATATTGGAAAATAGTGTCAGCCAGTGGCCAAATAAAGATGGAAGGTTTTCTCAGGTTTCAGGGCTTAAATTCAGATTTAATGGTGATCTCCCTCCTGGACAAAGAATTGTACCTGGTTCAGTTTATATTCAGGATTTGGATAATCCAATGGAATTTAAACCTTTAAAACTTGATAGAGTTTATACTCTTGTAACCAAAGAATTCCTTTATACAGGGAAGGATGGATTTGATAGCTTCACAAAATGCGAACTTTTAAGTAACCCAGAAGATATGCCTCCACTTCCAACCCTTGTAAGAAATGTATTTTCCTTAGCAGCTCTGGCTAATGGATATAGAAAACCTCATAATCTTGCAACTGCTAGAAAACTTAaaacttttcttttgaatccACAACAAACTATGACTGGCCTTAATAAAGTTCCATCGAGAGCAGCCTTCAAGAGTGAAAATATTCACCAACTTACTCCAAATTCTATTTCTGGAAGGTCTAATGAGTCTCATGAATTAATTCTGAACGAGGAGAACATTCGTCGAATTGAAGAGAAGATTGTGGATGAGCCTGAGTATTGCTTTATGATTCAGGTCGAAAGGGAAGGGAGAATTATAAGAGAAGGAAGCGCCCCTGACCCATTAATTGAATCTGGAATTGAAAGAGTTGACTGATTAAGATTTTACATCTACGCAATAATCTTAAAAAAGGGGTAATTATGAATacaaaataaagaatttgaaatgaatgctcaaaatatatattataaagtTCTACAAAGAATTATTCTTACTAAAGACAATTTCAGTGCAGAAAAATCTACAAAGTTTCATATTTGTACTTACTAAATTTTCTCTCGTTTCTACTTTCGAGAATCTCTCTTAGATATTCTCTCTTACATTGAGCAATAACATGCTtgatcaataatttcaagGATTCTTCAAGAAGGTCAGATTGTAAATTAAGATGGGATATATTGTTGGTTGGTATATCATCCCCTATTTCTCTTGAGAGAATTTCTCTAATATCCTTAATTAATAGAGACGCAGCTTCTACTGTGGATATATTTCCAGCTTTATTCTGTTTTCTGAGTGGGCCAAAatcagaaattaatttactaCTTATTACAATTCTTTTAATCTCTTTAGGCAAAGACTTGTTAATACTTTTTGCTTGAGACCAAGTACCATCGATCAGTATTACTTTAAGTTTAAGTTTTTTATAAAATTCCATAGAAGACAACGTATTCTCGGCTTTTTTATCTGAAATTTCCAGATACTTGTTTGCTtttaaatccaaaaaataCTCACAAATGCTTTTTGAATCTTTGCTGGGATATAGTATTACTGTCTCATTATAACTTTGTAAATCTTGTAAAAGTATCTTCTCCAACCTTTCACAACTACCTGGAATTCCGTGAATCAAAATTTCCGATCCaggaattaattgattcaCAAGCTTTCCCGTATTTGATGACCTGAAGTACTCACGATCATtcataaaaataataaaccTTATTTCTGGATAGGCTTGAGCTTCTCTAATCTTCCCTGCAAGCCTTGAAAGATCCATACATATACAATGGTCTTTCTTAACCAAAAAACATAA
Coding sequences within it:
- a CDS encoding E. coli yfiP family protein, translated to MGPTKSEDSEVEILNERINSLDLEDLDPREKYSRVVQRRFERSMRELEEREKQGHPFVKCRLCFLVKKDHCICMDLSRLAGKIREAQAYPEIRFIIFMNDREYFRSSNTGKLVNQLIPGSEILIHGIPGSCERLEKILLQDLQSYNETVILYPSKDSKSICEYFLDLKANKYLEISDKKAENTLSSMEFYKKLKLKVILIDGTWSQAKSINKSLPKEIKRIVISSKLISDFGPLRKQNKAGNISTVEAASLLIKDIREILSREIGDDIPTNNISHLNLQSDLLEESLKLLIKHVIAQCKREYLREILESRNERKFSKYKYETL
- a CDS encoding DNAj protein with possible transmembrane domain within C-terminal region, translating into MDSNKEEADRCVMLAKKAIHGGDLDKAKRLLEKANRMYPSQTITEMLINLKSCGSSTPEAQHNHHQTHHTHHHSHKASSPKNMHNHSSKGKKRNEDDDSRNSHSARSNFSSGSASESSESMCKRILKAKNFYDTLGVPKDADDAAIKKAYKKLALQLHPDKCKAPSAEEAFKRIALAFQTLSDAEKRKNYDTFGEDGPPMHSASGDVRYYQYHQGDGFLTPEDLFRMFFGGMPAEVSFNRQRFPNRSGHSRSHNRTYTTNMNSGGATSDGLHTGPIWQKIAGIIQILPVLLMLFLAIMGNFMPTLFPEDKPIYSFNRTREYSKQRWTGIHNVGFYTNPKANFDSKFPPNSSKLHELEVKIEIIHFTRECSVEERTILQDIAYAKYYQSKSKLKEIQNRSKPNCDKLKWLRDKYPSIYRQTMRN
- a CDS encoding nucleotidase (5'-nucleotidase/2'-cyclic phosphodiesterase) of the calcineurin superfamily; the protein is MADQDPLSPLSNTESESAPNERFSNRIAHEENRKNLEKMYTNFSNIVGKGTPIQNMQRCISIGLTGETFYDYDSPFGPEDDICILHFNDVYNIEEDVNGTGGVARFVEALKSFRSLNPLLLFSGDVFNPSIMSVTTKGRHMVPFLNMMRVHTACFGNHDFDFGVDHLEYLAGSCNFQWILSNVYDAYTGEPLANARTYRLFEWQGRRIGIMGLVEKDWLKTLPTISEEDVIYKDFVEEANRISKILREKDAELIIALTHMRAPNDELLAKGADDIDLILGGHDHEYYGVKEIGNSVVAKSGTDFRDLTMIVIKPGKHCLVCPNSDSKLHLESCRYSSFSLDQPQNIYEERLIPNNKDGGDIYLRRFSGGSIMTWSYIDISTFNPNRHVTKMVNKYLRDLATQMDKIIGECAVRLETRFSVIRTSETNAGNWLTDIMRSAAKTEIALINSGTIRSDCVFNIGPVRNQDILMMLPFVDNLVKLGVPGNLLLDILENSVSQWPNKDGRFSQVSGLKFRFNGDLPPGQRIVPGSVYIQDLDNPMEFKPLKLDRVYTLVTKEFLYTGKDGFDSFTKCELLSNPEDMPPLPTLVRNVFSLAALANGYRKPHNLATARKLKTFLLNPQQTMTGLNKVPSRAAFKSENIHQLTPNSISGRSNESHELILNEENIRRIEEKIVDEPEYCFMIQVEREGRIIREGSAPDPLIESGIERVD
- a CDS encoding nascent polypeptide associated complex alpha chain with an NAC domain; this encodes MVGEQEPKIVEIHDDQISSGESSEDEDLNSGKTEGVRPRHNKGEKKNRKLVQKLGLKPLPDFEKVVVRGARGLSFQIVNPEVYCVPGTKSYIVFGDAKLEDRNTASQAAALANATSQLEQKLAAMKTQDDDASKNNPTTSSSKDDAADEEDVDETGVDSANIDLVINQTGCSRAKAVKALKSNNNDVVEAILSLSP